TAAGGAGAagagttaatttttttaataattaatagatTTTAAATTTAGTAAATTAGAGAAAATTTATGAAAATTGACGGAATGCTCAGCCATGTCagccaaaacaaaataaaattttcatCCAAAGAACACAAGATAACTGAAAAGCAAAAGCCAATAAATaactaaaagaaaaaaaggaataTAACTGACatcaaatcaaaataataattaaaaaagagAAATATTCCTTTCCTTCATCGGAATAGACGGTGGTGAAAAAAATGGTAGGAGAAACAAACTCCAGTGGTGACGCCAATGAAGCCACTCCTACGAAAAAGAATTCTAAGAAACCTAAATGTATTTTGTTCTCTTTGTCTTTCGCATTCTATTTTCCTATATCTTTAATCATTCATTTGCCCTTTATATGTTAATGCCTTGTATCATATCTTCTGGATCACAAACCTTTTTTTTCTGAAATATGCTGTGTGCATTGCTTGTTTGGCTTGGAATTTGATGGTTTCACCTGTTGAAATGTAGGTCTTACcgaatttaatattatttttccaGAATCGAAACAACTTCTATATATTTTGAGCTccttttttctttaaattcttTTGGAATGAAGGATTTGATCATTTTTGTTCTTCTTGGGTGCAGATTCTAGGTTCACGCAGCAAGATCTTCCTGCATGTAAACCCATTCTTACTCCAGGATGGGTATAACACCTATAAACTATCAGGACAAGGGCGAATTTTACCCCTAAGGTTACTGGGGCATATCAAAATTTATCTTCATTGTACAAAGCGGCGAAATGTTGCTTCCCTGTTAGAAATCCCAACTCAAATTTACCCCTTTAATGGCTAGATTTCTATCATGGGAGCAACACtggatatggataaaattgGTCTTCTTCAATAACCCTCGGGGGTAAATATTGGCCCTTATACCAAAATTTTATGAGTTTTCTTATTGTGCTTATtctatttatttgttatataattCAGCTTTGGTTTCAGGTAATCACAACATTTGTTTGTGTTGCCATAATCTTCATCCCTATTGGTCTTGTGTCCTTGTTTGCATCACAACATGTAACTTAACTTCTTTTTCAGTCAATTCCAAGTTTCTTATATGATCTATGCCCTTTGTTATTGTAAGTAACTTGTTATTTTGGCAACAATTAGGTAGTGGAAATTGTGGATCGTTATGACAAAGATTGCATTCCTCCTAAGTACACAAATGAAGCTCTTCAATACATTCAGAGCAGTAACACCAACAAGACTTGTACCAAGACTTTAAAAGTTAGACAAATTTCCTATAACTTGATGTACTCTTGTCTTTCTTTCACTATACAAAAAAAGAAATTGATGAAAGCTGTTTTTCAGGTTCCAAAACTAATGAAAGGTCCTATTTTTATCTATTATGAGCTAGATAACTTCTACCAGAACCATCGTCGGTAAGTAGGAGCAGTGTTTACTACCTCTTTCTCATATGTTTTTTAGCATTATTTGATTCAATTGTTCGTATCTACTAGCTGTTTACTATTTACTATTACTGGTAGCTGGTAGAAATTAACCGATCTTGCttctaaaataaatagttataatGATTTGTTTTTCAATTCTAACTAAACACTTCTATTCTATTATTATCATGTAGTGACATGTAAAATATGTTTTTCAGATATGTAAAAAGTCGTAGCGACCAACAACTAAGGAGCAAAGCAAGCGAGACTGATACATCTCATTGTAAACCTGAAGCTGTAACATCAAGTAATGCTCCAATTGTTCCTTGTGGACTTGTTGCATGGAGTTTGTTCAATGATACATATGGATTTTCAGTTAAGGACCAGGATTTACAagtcaataaaaaaaacatagcaTGGAAAAGTGACCAAGATTATAAATTTGCTTCTGATGTTTATcctaaaaattttcaaaatggAGGCTTAATTGGAGGTGGAAAACTTAATTCAACCATCCCTGTATGCTTCTCTATCTCTTTATCCGTTCATTTTCATTGGGATAAGGGTTAAATTTGCACCTAAGATTATTGGTGAAGATCAGTTTTATCCTATCATACGAAATGGCCTTGTGATGCCTCTATAAAAGGAACTCTAGTTTAATTTTATTCTATGATAGAAATTATAGCTCAAGTTTACCCTTTCTCTAAGTAAATTCTAATGAATATTACTGATGTAATCCAttgaaaaagggtaaaaatgagCTAATGTTTTTTTACCAACGGGCAACGTTGGGCGGTGTCGTAGCACTGGAGTAAAATTGATGGTCTCTAATAATTTTAGGGACAAATTTAACCATTATCcccattttcttttttaagtTTCTTGTTCTAATATTTTTGTCTAATATGCTTCCTATAGAATATAAGGGTTAATTTAGCTTTCAACTGGCTTGTAGGATCAATTTGCTCGAGTTTCAACTTGGCATTTTTAGCCAAATATGTCCAAAATGAAGGTGCCAACATGTGTTAAAACCAAAGCAACCATATGCTGATATGTGTTACGTTTGGACTAAGTTGAATAAAACTGCCAAGTTGTGGATAAGTGTGTCCTGCAAGCCAAGTTGAAAGGCCAAATTGAGTTTATATTATTCACTTTAGTTGTATTTGTGATAAATTGAAGTATTGGTTTTGCATGAAAAAAGCTGAGTGAACAAGTAGATCTTATAATTTGGATGAGAACAGCAGCATTGCCAAACTTTAGAAAACTTTATGGAAGGATAGAGCTAGACCTTCAAGCAGATGATGTAATTACAGTGAATATAGAAAATAACTACAATACATATAGTTTTGGAGGGAAAAAGAAGCTTGTTCTGTCAACTACAAGTTGGATAGGAGGCAAAAATGATTTCTTGGGCCGAGCATATATTACTGTTGGTGGATTCTGCTTGTTCCTTGCAATAAGCTTCATAATTGTTTATGTCATCAAGCCAAGGTATATTTCTATATCCATACTACTTTTCCAATTAAATCGATCCAAACCTCAAGTTAACAATATTGGACTAATAATATTATCAATTTGTTCTATACTTCCATTCCATTTCATCTGAGTTTAAATATGTTTGCAGGCCTCTTGGTGATCCTACCTATTTGTCTTGGAATAGAAATCCAGGAGGGATATGAATTTCGAATTTAAAGATGTGTTTTTGTTGCCACTCAATTAGCTATAGCTTAAGTACACTTTTATTGTTCTAGTTTCAGACAGATCCATAACTCTTAATAGTAAATCAATTTTGGCTTTTACCTTTATAAATTTTGTTATGGTTTCCAATAGTATGActtttttttgtctttaatatttttagtattagggtttcgataaaaaaaaaaacatttttagtATTATCAccaaaattgtaaaaaatgctAAGCATTATTCGGGCAGATAGGCCTCGGAGATTAATTGAACTTTTAttgttatattatttttaaaactaaataattttattatataaatataattaaaatatgaattgtactatgtaaaaataaaggtaaataatttattagtctttacATTGTTACTTAATACAATGTTtagttcttgtatttttttataatacatTACAAGGTCATTGAATTTTATTCTATTCAATAGTCAGTCCTCCAGTACATTTAAATGGCTGATTTGTCATTTATTTAGTCAATTGCTAAATACCGCAATCAAATTCCTTATCACCGtctcttttggacttttttgcccttctcataattttgataaaaaactgaaaattctctctccaaaatcataaacccgaacaacaataattgaaattatgaaaataattgatgtgtgacaatccgaaccccgaaaatagatgattacgagtcggaaacattaagatttatatctttttatcaaagaactcatgaaaataatatatatttttcatgacgatattacatttttcgtcacaaaaaatatgagaatttttcatttttggttGCGATATTTAGCAATACCCATTATTTATTaggataaattatattatatttttggtatatgaactttagtatatttatagTTTGATACCTGAAATTTAGTTTTCACTTAAaaactattattttaaatattaaaaatacagtttttttatttaaaaaaattgttcCTTGtacctctttctctctcatatcCTTTCTCTTAtatctaattttaataaaattataattcaacttagtatataaaaataaaaatattttttaagaagtataaaaataaaaatattaaacatataaaaatgtattttaaatattttaaataatagaattattaagtgtaaaattaaaatttagataCAAAGTGATACTgagaataatatttttaaataatagtattttaatttttttatttttatatgctaaaatattaaaattatattttttattaaaattagataTGAGAGAGAGGAGAGGATAAAGAAAGACATaccgaaaaaaaaaattcttgataaaaaaattaaaatataaaaaatgtatttttaatatttaaaattattagttttaaagtttaaaataatttttaggtATAAAAGTGTAAACATGCTAAAGTTTAAGTATCTAAAATACAATTTATCTTTAACAAGGGAAAATTAGTCATTTAAATGGAATGAGTGATTAAACTGTTGAATGGAACAAAAGTTAAGGACCTTgtaatatattattgaaaatactaacactaaacaatgtgttagtTAATAATATAGGAAATATTATttactctaaaaataataataataaatatttaagatagaaatatatatatttttttaatatttattatattaatgtccttaaaaaataaaaatgtaccaacaaaataatattaattataaatgtgcctacaaaataacattaataataaaatgtgtttataaaataacattaatatcaCTAAAAGTAACATTTGCTAGTTTTATaccttttattttagtttttttgttatttaatattttatttaaaattaaaaaatgatataaaattcaaagttattttaaaaaaaaaagatcgtTTGGGCTGTCTGGATCCGCTTGGGACAGCTTGGAGATGTACATACAACCAAAAATCGATAAACTAGTTTATACATAATGAAGTTTTAAAAAGCTTCGTCTAGACATCGCTTGGACTAATTTttagaacattttttttttggtagaaaaggaaaagaaaaacgaacaacaacaaactacccaggaattagcctagggaagctaaccccaattctatcttctaagagaagaggagagatgaaactaggggaaacaggaagggtagtaacgcctaacgtcccttcatggcccgccgccgccaagcgatcagcaacacgattctgctctctaaaaatgtgtctgaactctacgaactcaaaggaggagcaaagccttttaatagctttggcgaggttgcgactgttaagacccatagaatgattctcagaaatcattttgattgcttccaaattatcagactccacagagagcctcttaacacccagccttttagcaagattgattccagtaagaatagcccagagctccgcagaaaaggaagaacccaaccctaaattctgggagaacccagaaagccaggcgccccctgcatctctaagcacacctccagccgcaatcttaccgttactgaggcaggaaccatcagtattcagcttcacaaccccctctcttggcctgctccatcccacgagatggacatcacaacactgagaggctctggcaagggactctcctttgaaactatcgataatagagaaaagttttttcgagaagaaatcagctaagtttgtcataaaaacagttttatctccaaaaatctcctcgtttctccatttccaaacttggtgacagataatagcaaagaaaatgtcaccatgctccatgtatggaagcaactttcctctaacaccatcagagaaccagtcgacctcagaatgtgccatgaaggaagagaaaatatggtgtgggagaattttcctccaaacctctttactattagagcaatctctaggagcatggcacaaagtctcaacatggcctctgcatctactgcaagctccagaatcagccaagtgccttctgtgcctatccgaattagtaagaagcctgtccttaacgcccagccacaggaaactcctaatacggaaaggaactttaagggtccaaatcgacttccacacatccgagggaggatcagatctaaagagagagaaagcttcaaaggccgatttgcaagaataaactccattgttagtcagcgcccagcagtgcctatccaagtcttcctcttgattactcaccttcactccccgcattctaaggagagtctcaaggctaaagaaagtatcaaactctgaccagatccagtccccttccgagtcaaccacatcggcaatcctccagttgcgtatatcactaggcgggggggaagaacacaccttaattaacggtttatccccaatccagttatcaaaccagaaactaatggacttaccattccccacctccaggccaactcctgagcagaactcatcaaacacagcactaagtcctttccagaggaaggaacaattagcaactctctctttcgggcccccgaagattttgtctttccgatacttaccacaaaggaggcgaacccaaagagaggaggggttttgccacatacgccaaaggagtttcattaataaactttattattgtcctttgctttcctaatacccagacccccagaatctttaggctagcaaacctcactccaaggcacaagatggatcttcctgccctccgcagcttccccccacaggaacctacggttaatcttgtcaagatcattaagcacaggatccggaagcttacaagcctgcatgatgtgattgagagcagcacaattaacagattgaattaacgtgaggcggccagcgagagacagagtcttggctttccaagtggcacacttcgaattagctttatccaaagtctctttgaaggagcctttagacacacgctcactgtggaggggaacgcccagatacttcccaagagaatcagtaagaggaatacctgagagatcacttaatctcttacagactctctgattcatattcttagagcacatcatcctagatttctagatattaagcttctgcccagaggccgaacaaaaacaatccagaatattcataatgactctcaactgctcctcattaccctcaagaaagataaggacatcatctgcaaagaataagtgagtcacctggggacagaagctgttgatcgccacagggtggaaactcccattatcaatcgcatcctgaatcaggtgagagagcctctccatagcaataacaaaaaggaaagggctcataggatccccctgacggattcctctgcccggggaaaattcctccgacatatccccattgaccataacttgaaacacatgagaagaaatacataccttaattaaacttctccagatGTCCgagattctagctctctcaaggctctccatcaagaaatcccaattaattcgatcataggccttctctaaatccagcttcagagccacactgcctttcttccccttcccaatcttcatcgtgtggaccatctcttgggcgatcaccacattatccatcatttatctaccaggcacaaagctaccctgattctgacaaatgatcgcaggaagaatgccacggattctattagccacaatctttgtaacagttttgtaaagaacattacaaagactgataggtctcatatgcaaaaaggaagaaggcttatcaatcttaggaatcagaaccaggagggttctattaaccagctcaatatccttcgaaccactgaacacccccaagacaaaattatagatgccttccttcacgacatcccaatgcttatggtaaaagcccgccggaagaccatcaatcccaggagctttagaagccccaatgctaaagatagcttggtcaatctcttttcgggaaatagatTGAAAGGccctgactacaatcctcactgattaaaggaaatgtagcaatagagtgagccctctccaaaagaacaggttcctctttgaacagctctctgtagaaatccagggctaagttccgaataacctcatcttcataaacccaatcaccattagaatccttaatggcctcaattctatttctctgccttctgatcagggtagagagatggaagtatttggtattacgatccccatctctaatccaggacttccgagacttctggaaccagaggaactcctcctgcctaagcacagcctccagctccttctgaagggttctgaggaggccctcaaggctatgatcaaacctcccctccaacctgcgttgaatgccctccatcctttttaataacttgttcttccttctgataatatgcccaaacacattcctattccacccctgcaccttattcctgaacccttcagcagcttgcagtacatacgaatgaggtctccaactctcatgaacgaactctttaaacttaggatgggactcccaagccaactgataccggaacggtctcttacccctaggatgcttacctctcaaaagtctaaacaaaataggacaatgatccgaatgacggaatggGAGGTTtaacacagagcactcggggaaggaagttagagctaaaacattagcgtagactttgtccaatcgaacaaa
The DNA window shown above is from Euphorbia lathyris chromosome 1, ddEupLath1.1, whole genome shotgun sequence and carries:
- the LOC136218505 gene encoding ALA-interacting subunit 3-like; its protein translation is MVGETNSSGDANEATPTKKNSKKPKYSRFTQQDLPACKPILTPGWVITTFVCVAIIFIPIGLVSLFASQHVVEIVDRYDKDCIPPKYTNEALQYIQSSNTNKTCTKTLKVPKLMKGPIFIYYELDNFYQNHRRYVKSRSDQQLRSKASETDTSHCKPEAVTSSNAPIVPCGLVAWSLFNDTYGFSVKDQDLQVNKKNIAWKSDQDYKFASDVYPKNFQNGGLIGGGKLNSTIPLSEQVDLIIWMRTAALPNFRKLYGRIELDLQADDVITVNIENNYNTYSFGGKKKLVLSTTSWIGGKNDFLGRAYITVGGFCLFLAISFIIVYVIKPRPLGDPTYLSWNRNPGGI